A stretch of the Candidatus Jettenia sp. AMX2 genome encodes the following:
- the tnpA gene encoding IS200/IS605 family transposase — protein sequence MYKQTVFSVQGRHNLIRDEWKGELYKYITGIVKSNDQKLYIINGMPDHVHVLLSLKPDAAVSDLVRDIKANSSKFINEKRWITGKFQWQEGFGAFSYGHSQLDTVIKYIKDQEEHHRKKTFKEEYLEFLKKFNVQYNEQYLFTWIE from the coding sequence ATTTATAAACAAACTGTCTTTTCTGTTCAAGGACGACATAATCTTATCAGGGATGAATGGAAAGGCGAATTATACAAATACATTACAGGAATTGTAAAAAGTAACGATCAAAAACTCTATATAATTAATGGAATGCCAGACCATGTTCATGTTCTGCTTAGTTTAAAACCTGATGCTGCCGTCTCTGACCTGGTAAGGGATATAAAAGCAAATTCATCAAAATTTATTAATGAGAAACGTTGGATAACCGGAAAGTTTCAGTGGCAGGAAGGATTTGGGGCATTTTCGTACGGGCATTCTCAGTTAGATACTGTGATTAAATATATTAAAGACCAAGAAGAACATCACCGTAAAAAAACATTCAAAGAAGAATATCTTGAGTTTTTGAAGAAATTTAACGTTCAATATAACGAACAATATCTTTTTACATGGATTGAATAG
- a CDS encoding NADH-quinone oxidoreductase subunit H yields the protein MIQLVILPILQIVVIAGLSPLVKGFINKTEARFQCRRGPGLFQPYYNLMKLLRKDAVVSETASWIFTATPYVAFISVLIIALLVPVLSSTVPANFTGDIILVIYLFALGRFFLALSSLDTGSAFGGMGGSREMTISSMAEPAMMLSVFTVAIIGGSTNLSNITQAMLHYKSLSPSLMLALAALAIVIIAEAGRIPIDNPFTHLELTMIHEGMILEFSGRYLALIEWASSMKLLILLTILVNTFLPWGVASGFTFQALIISFAFYIVKIGFFAFLIAVVESSLAKVRLFRIPNLLGTSFILAALAIITHYIVS from the coding sequence TTGATTCAGCTTGTTATACTTCCCATTCTTCAGATCGTTGTTATTGCAGGTTTGTCTCCTCTTGTCAAAGGTTTTATTAATAAAACAGAGGCCCGTTTTCAGTGCCGGAGAGGCCCGGGCTTATTTCAGCCATATTATAACCTCATGAAACTCCTCCGGAAAGATGCTGTGGTGTCAGAAACGGCATCATGGATCTTTACGGCCACCCCATATGTTGCCTTTATATCCGTTTTGATTATAGCACTCCTGGTCCCTGTTCTTTCTTCAACCGTTCCTGCAAATTTTACGGGTGATATTATTCTTGTCATCTACCTTTTTGCATTGGGCAGGTTTTTTCTCGCGCTTTCTTCCCTTGATACCGGCAGTGCGTTTGGGGGCATGGGGGGTAGCCGTGAGATGACAATTTCTTCTATGGCTGAACCCGCCATGATGCTTTCTGTTTTTACCGTTGCTATTATTGGTGGTTCTACCAATTTAAGCAATATTACCCAGGCCATGCTTCATTATAAATCATTAAGTCCCTCGCTCATGTTGGCTCTTGCCGCCCTTGCTATCGTAATTATTGCGGAAGCAGGGAGGATCCCCATTGATAATCCTTTTACCCATTTAGAATTGACAATGATCCACGAGGGAATGATTCTTGAATTTTCCGGCCGGTATCTTGCTTTGATCGAATGGGCATCCAGCATGAAATTGCTCATATTGCTGACGATCCTTGTAAATACCTTTTTGCCCTGGGGTGTTGCTTCCGGTTTTACATTCCAGGCACTGATTATTTCTTTTGCATTCTATATCGTCAAGATTGGATTTTTTGCATTTCTTATTGCTGTTGTTGAATCTTCTTTGGCAAAGGTGCGATTATTCCGTATACCAAACCTGTTAGGGACTTCATTTATTTTAGCGGCACTTGCGATTATTACCCATTACATAGTGAGTTGA
- a CDS encoding NADH-quinone oxidoreductase subunit C, translated as MGNHRQLFIDELANQFKDTVIIVKSFLENEIYISVKKENLLDVCVYICGNLHAGLSSMICNDERSLNGNFRIYYVFSIPRADMFLIVHIPVSEDHPEFPSITPKIPAALWYEREIKDMFGLEPVGHPDPSTLVLHGNMPERTYPLRKDFDANTRIPLRESRMPFFKVEGEGVFEIPVGPIHAGIIEPGHFRFSAVGDSIYYLDAKLFYTHKGTEKLFETMPYTKALFLAERICGVCAASHATGYCQAIEKVAGVEIPPRAKFIRTIVLELERLYNHIGDVGNICAGAAFLLGNSHGFRIRERIQQLNETICGNRYLRGMLTIGGVRFDIDDDFKKYLLSTLGDVKKDFRELVTIVTDSSSLLDRLEATGRLSAEVAKELGVVGVAARASGIATDTRIIHPYAAYKEVDFDIPVFYYEGDVLARLRVRIDEVYQSIYIIEQCFDKMAPGPIKTQVRELPPYKQALSYVESPRGENIYWVMTAPNNMLFRYKVRSPSFCNWPAISYSISNDIVPDFPLINKSFELCYSCTDL; from the coding sequence ATGGGAAATCACAGGCAACTTTTTATTGACGAATTAGCGAATCAGTTCAAAGATACTGTCATCATTGTGAAAAGTTTTCTGGAAAATGAAATTTATATTTCTGTGAAAAAGGAAAATCTTTTGGATGTGTGCGTTTATATATGTGGAAACCTGCATGCGGGTCTTTCGTCGATGATATGTAACGACGAAAGAAGTCTGAATGGAAATTTCAGGATTTACTACGTTTTTTCTATACCTCGCGCAGATATGTTTTTGATTGTTCATATACCCGTAAGTGAAGACCATCCGGAATTCCCCTCAATTACCCCAAAAATACCCGCAGCGCTTTGGTATGAGCGTGAGATTAAGGATATGTTCGGGCTCGAACCCGTTGGGCATCCTGACCCTTCTACGCTTGTGCTTCATGGCAATATGCCGGAGAGAACGTATCCTTTACGTAAGGATTTTGATGCAAATACCCGTATACCCCTTCGGGAATCCAGAATGCCATTTTTTAAAGTAGAAGGTGAAGGGGTTTTTGAAATTCCTGTGGGTCCCATCCATGCAGGCATTATTGAACCCGGACACTTCAGGTTTAGCGCTGTCGGTGACAGCATCTATTACCTTGACGCAAAATTGTTTTATACACACAAGGGTACAGAAAAGCTGTTTGAGACGATGCCATATACAAAGGCATTGTTCCTTGCCGAGCGAATCTGCGGTGTTTGTGCGGCTTCACATGCAACAGGATACTGTCAGGCCATTGAAAAGGTGGCGGGTGTCGAAATTCCACCGCGTGCAAAATTTATAAGGACCATTGTTTTGGAACTGGAGAGGCTTTATAACCATATTGGCGATGTTGGCAATATCTGCGCAGGTGCAGCCTTTCTCCTGGGAAACTCACATGGTTTCAGGATTCGTGAACGCATACAGCAGCTTAACGAAACTATTTGTGGTAATCGTTATCTAAGAGGTATGCTTACGATTGGCGGTGTGCGTTTTGATATTGATGATGATTTTAAAAAGTATCTCTTAAGTACCCTCGGTGATGTTAAAAAGGATTTCAGGGAGCTCGTAACGATTGTCACGGACTCATCCTCTTTATTAGACCGGTTGGAAGCTACAGGCAGGCTATCTGCAGAAGTTGCTAAGGAGTTAGGGGTTGTTGGTGTTGCTGCACGTGCATCCGGGATTGCTACGGATACCCGTATTATTCACCCGTATGCAGCTTATAAAGAAGTAGATTTTGACATTCCTGTCTTTTATTACGAGGGGGATGTCCTTGCAAGGTTACGGGTGAGGATAGATGAGGTTTATCAGTCAATTTATATTATTGAACAATGTTTTGATAAAATGGCGCCGGGTCCTATAAAAACCCAGGTCAGGGAGCTTCCACCTTATAAACAGGCATTGAGCTATGTAGAATCGCCGCGTGGTGAAAATATTTACTGGGTTATGACTGCGCCAAATAATATGCTGTTCAGATATAAGGTACGGTCTCCTTCTTTCTGTAACTGGCCGGCAATTTCATATTCAATTTCCAACGATATTGTTCCGGATTTTCCTTTGATTAACAAGAGTTTCGAATTGTGCTATTCATGTACTGATTTATAG
- the nuoB gene encoding NADH-quinone oxidoreductase subunit NuoB, with product MFKKFKKSFQTGVVTSKYPKEKEAAPLRFRGRIDIDSERCKQCNVCVEVCPTNAYTWIEEKGKRYLQLSHAKCVYCGICEEACPYKAIKITNDFELAATNKEDLLVKAGLDTTISVEELGEKLKKKVFSLFRRSLHVRAVDAGSCNGCEWEVVALYNSPVHDLQRFGIDIVASPRHADCLLVTGPPTRNLETALIKTYHATPEPKMVIALGTCACSGGIFSNCYATKNGIDNVIPVDAYIPGCPPRPQSIIYGFLLALERVQK from the coding sequence ATGTTTAAAAAATTTAAAAAAAGTTTCCAAACGGGTGTCGTTACCTCAAAATATCCAAAAGAAAAGGAAGCGGCTCCTTTGCGTTTTCGGGGTAGGATTGATATAGATAGCGAGCGGTGTAAGCAGTGCAATGTGTGTGTGGAGGTATGCCCGACGAATGCATATACCTGGATAGAGGAAAAGGGAAAACGATATTTACAACTCTCCCATGCCAAATGTGTTTATTGTGGAATATGCGAGGAGGCATGTCCTTACAAAGCAATCAAGATAACGAATGATTTTGAGCTTGCGGCAACAAATAAGGAAGACCTTTTAGTGAAGGCAGGGTTGGATACGACGATATCAGTTGAGGAACTCGGGGAGAAACTGAAAAAAAAGGTGTTTTCTCTATTCAGACGTTCACTCCACGTCCGTGCAGTGGATGCCGGATCTTGTAATGGTTGCGAGTGGGAGGTTGTTGCCTTATATAACAGTCCCGTACATGATCTCCAGAGGTTTGGAATTGACATAGTTGCCTCTCCGCGCCATGCTGATTGCCTGCTCGTTACAGGACCTCCAACAAGAAATCTTGAAACAGCTCTTATAAAGACGTATCATGCTACCCCGGAACCGAAGATGGTGATTGCCTTGGGTACGTGTGCATGCAGTGGTGGTATTTTCAGTAATTGTTATGCCACAAAAAATGGGATTGATAATGTTATTCCTGTAGATGCATACATTCCCGGTTGTCCACCGCGGCCACAATCCATTATATACGGATTTCTGCTTGCATTAGAAAGGGTGCAGAAATAA
- a CDS encoding hydrogenase 4 subunit F, translating to MLISIFLIMPLMTAIACVLIKKHSISKYVSVAGSFILLLYTVYLNYNIYLHYSLKELNGFFYVDALSMLTAQIVSVVGFAAALYSVGYMDAELQEAAFPEKRLRWYYFLFHSFIFTMLAVCVTNNLGIMWVAIEATTLSTTFLVGFYNKKSHQEAAWKYIIICTVGITLALFGVILTYHSSKDVMGEIGYALNWTDLLAVADRFEPHLMKLAFLFIIIGYGTKAGLAPMHTWLPDAHSQAPSPISALFSGVLLNCSLYGIIRFHIITSKCLGPNFSCTLLMSFGLVSVMVSIPFILVQRDYKRLFAFSSIEHIGFIALGLGFGGVYSIYGAELHTFNHAVAKSLLFFCGGNLFLKYKTREMESIKGVIRTMPVTGIILIIAVFAITGIPPFNIFVSEFIVLADAFSSKSTFVLIFTSLLIVFLVLIFIGYTNNIFKMIFGEPTDNIVQGEINRFTIAAMCFLLVFVLIISFYVPPIMREILRQISDIMRNA from the coding sequence ATGCTTATATCAATTTTTCTCATTATGCCACTGATGACTGCCATTGCCTGTGTTCTTATAAAAAAACACAGCATATCGAAATATGTAAGTGTAGCCGGCAGTTTCATCCTTTTGCTCTACACGGTATACCTTAATTATAATATTTATCTTCATTATTCATTAAAAGAACTCAATGGCTTTTTCTATGTAGATGCCCTTAGCATGCTTACTGCACAGATTGTCAGTGTTGTTGGTTTCGCTGCTGCCTTATATTCGGTTGGTTATATGGATGCAGAACTCCAGGAGGCAGCGTTTCCCGAAAAGAGATTGCGGTGGTATTACTTTCTTTTTCACAGCTTTATTTTTACCATGTTAGCGGTGTGTGTGACCAACAATCTTGGTATTATGTGGGTGGCTATTGAAGCTACAACCTTGTCTACTACATTCCTGGTGGGTTTTTATAATAAAAAATCTCATCAGGAAGCAGCATGGAAATATATCATCATCTGCACCGTGGGGATTACCCTGGCGTTATTTGGCGTTATTCTTACCTACCATTCGTCAAAAGATGTGATGGGTGAAATTGGATATGCGCTGAATTGGACGGACCTGCTTGCTGTGGCGGACAGGTTTGAACCTCATCTGATGAAACTTGCCTTTCTCTTTATTATCATTGGATATGGAACAAAGGCTGGACTTGCGCCCATGCATACGTGGCTGCCCGATGCCCATAGTCAGGCACCGTCGCCCATTAGTGCCTTATTTTCCGGTGTATTATTAAATTGTTCCTTGTACGGCATCATTCGTTTTCATATTATTACGTCAAAGTGCCTTGGCCCAAATTTTTCGTGTACCCTTTTGATGTCGTTCGGACTTGTTTCCGTTATGGTTTCCATACCTTTTATTCTTGTACAAAGGGACTATAAGCGATTATTTGCCTTTAGTAGTATTGAACACATCGGTTTTATTGCGCTCGGTTTGGGTTTTGGCGGCGTATATAGCATTTATGGCGCGGAGCTTCATACTTTCAATCATGCGGTAGCAAAATCGCTCCTGTTTTTTTGCGGGGGTAATTTATTCTTAAAATATAAAACAAGGGAAATGGAATCCATAAAAGGGGTTATCAGAACAATGCCCGTTACCGGAATAATTTTGATTATCGCTGTCTTTGCCATTACGGGTATCCCGCCGTTTAATATATTTGTCAGTGAATTTATCGTTCTGGCCGATGCCTTTTCAAGCAAGAGTACATTTGTTCTTATATTTACATCATTACTTATTGTATTTCTCGTACTTATTTTTATTGGTTATACAAATAATATATTTAAGATGATTTTTGGAGAACCTACAGATAACATTGTCCAGGGGGAAATAAACAGATTTACTATTGCTGCCATGTGCTTCTTGCTGGTCTTTGTATTGATTATTAGTTTCTACGTACCACCCATCATGCGGGAAATACTCAGGCAAATTTCCGATATTATGAGGAATGCATAA
- a CDS encoding proton-conducting transporter membrane subunit, protein MVEHLFIISTTLFASGSLFALCFYKWQKLGNTISLILAAIASCFNIVIAASVLLNQSAIRFNFPLHHAIIEYNFFIDSLSAIFILVISVISFIASIYSLGYTKLYVNKRDTRFLGFNFNFFLLSMILVITANNALVFMIVWELMTLVSFFLVIFEYENPLHRKAGFVYLFMSYICAIFISVAFFIMFSYVNIWTFDFDSFRYAGDIMPAISKNIVFFLVLIGFGIKAGIFPLHLWLPLAHPAAPGNVSMVMSGVMIKTAIYGFIRFYFEFLTPCPPWWGIIVLTIGATSAILGILYALMEKDIKTLLAYSSVENIGIILISIGLSMIFKSYNLTALSSLALVAGLYHMLNHAVFKSLLFGCAGNIYYSTHTKNIEQLGGLIKRLQITAPLFLVGALAISAIPPLNGFMSEWLVFQSLLNGFDIPSVIVKVLTAICGATVALTGALVATCFVKAFGISFLALPRSEHAQHAKEVPVIMYVSMGLLAGLCVLMGLFPAKIMMVINHVNIDLLDVNIARAIISYDWLQTDTLQTNFSVVSTKSASVFGLMLLAITVGAMTLINLSFTKKLYETWTCGISPEPRFGYTATAFTKPFRIIFSNLYRPRLEIKTTYSVFRYFVKSILYVSEITPIFEKYFYAPLSRYVLGISNKVRWIHIGSVHIYLIYIFITLLISLLVIRW, encoded by the coding sequence CTACTCTGTTTGCATCCGGTTCGTTATTTGCCTTATGTTTCTATAAATGGCAAAAGCTTGGGAATACCATATCACTTATTTTAGCAGCTATTGCCTCTTGTTTTAACATCGTAATAGCCGCATCTGTATTATTAAACCAGTCTGCTATACGGTTCAATTTTCCCTTACACCACGCCATTATTGAATATAATTTTTTCATAGATTCGCTCTCTGCAATTTTTATCCTTGTTATATCTGTTATTAGTTTCATAGCTTCCATTTATTCTCTTGGATATACAAAGTTATACGTTAATAAGCGGGATACACGGTTTTTGGGTTTTAATTTTAACTTCTTTCTTTTATCCATGATCCTTGTTATCACTGCAAATAATGCCTTGGTATTTATGATCGTCTGGGAACTCATGACCCTGGTTTCGTTTTTCCTTGTCATTTTTGAATACGAAAATCCCTTACATAGAAAGGCTGGTTTTGTCTACCTCTTTATGTCTTATATTTGCGCGATATTTATCTCAGTTGCTTTTTTCATTATGTTTTCATATGTTAATATCTGGACATTTGACTTTGACAGTTTCAGATATGCCGGAGACATTATGCCAGCGATAAGCAAAAATATTGTTTTTTTTCTGGTGCTTATTGGTTTTGGTATTAAGGCCGGTATCTTTCCTTTGCATCTCTGGCTTCCTTTGGCACACCCCGCAGCGCCTGGTAATGTGTCTATGGTTATGTCTGGTGTGATGATTAAGACAGCCATCTATGGTTTTATCCGGTTCTACTTTGAATTCCTTACGCCCTGTCCTCCCTGGTGGGGAATTATTGTTCTTACCATTGGTGCTACATCGGCGATATTGGGTATCCTTTACGCTCTTATGGAGAAAGATATTAAGACTCTGCTTGCATACAGTAGTGTTGAAAATATCGGTATTATCCTTATTAGTATCGGGTTGTCAATGATATTTAAATCATATAATCTTACGGCATTATCATCCCTTGCACTAGTTGCCGGTCTATACCATATGTTGAACCATGCAGTATTTAAGTCTTTGCTTTTTGGTTGTGCCGGGAATATTTATTACTCAACGCATACGAAGAATATAGAACAGCTTGGGGGTTTGATTAAACGATTACAGATAACTGCTCCTTTATTCCTGGTAGGCGCCTTGGCTATTTCAGCAATTCCTCCTCTGAACGGGTTCATGAGCGAGTGGCTCGTTTTTCAATCATTGTTAAATGGTTTTGACATTCCATCGGTAATCGTCAAAGTACTAACTGCTATTTGTGGTGCTACTGTCGCCCTGACGGGGGCGTTGGTTGCTACTTGTTTTGTTAAGGCATTTGGGATTTCATTCCTTGCGTTGCCGCGTTCTGAACATGCACAACATGCCAAAGAGGTCCCTGTTATCATGTATGTAAGTATGGGACTTCTGGCCGGGTTATGTGTATTGATGGGGCTTTTCCCAGCAAAGATTATGATGGTTATTAACCATGTCAATATCGATCTGTTAGATGTGAATATTGCAAGGGCAATTATTTCGTATGATTGGTTGCAGACGGACACCCTCCAGACCAATTTTTCTGTGGTATCAACAAAAAGCGCTAGTGTTTTTGGTCTGATGCTTTTGGCAATTACCGTTGGAGCAATGACGTTGATAAATCTAAGTTTTACAAAGAAGCTTTATGAGACCTGGACGTGTGGAATATCTCCGGAACCAAGGTTTGGGTATACGGCAACGGCTTTTACGAAACCGTTCAGGATTATTTTTAGTAACTTATATAGACCTCGTCTTGAAATAAAGACTACGTACTCTGTTTTCAGATATTTCGTAAAGTCTATACTGTATGTTTCTGAGATAACGCCTATATTTGAAAAGTATTTTTACGCCCCCCTTTCAAGATATGTTTTAGGAATATCAAATAAGGTAAGATGGATACATATAGGGAGCGTTCATATATACCTTATCTATATTTTTATCACCTTATTAATTTCACTGTTGGTTATCAGATGGTAG